The following DNA comes from Miscanthus floridulus cultivar M001 chromosome 5, ASM1932011v1, whole genome shotgun sequence.
AGTGTTACTGGATTAACACTAACATATGAAAGTATCAAAGTATAACTGTAAGAGGCGGTACTTATTATGAATTACAAATGTAAAACCATTTGATCCGTGACACAAGTCACCGAATTAATGAAACATGATATGGCACACTGTAGCTGCTCAAATAAAGCTGTAAAAACCATGTGCAGAAATAAAAGGAAGAACCAGCAGACCAGAAATCAATGACTTGGTTGTCTTTCCTCCACTACTGCAAGTTCTTTTCTTCTCCAAGCTTCTTGCGAGATCAGTCCTCTTAATATTCAAGCTTGTGACATCATCAGTTCTTTTATTCTTCTTCAAGCATCTTGTTAGATCAGCACCACTGTTCTCAAGTACCAGTGTCTCACCAGTACTGAagcaattttgtttttttttaagaaaaggcAAAAATGTGGGTCAAAACCAGTAAACCAACACTGCAAAATCATCACACCTATTAATTCAAGTGCCCTAATAAAGGTTTTATGTCAAGGATGATGGATCTTGACCTAACACAAGCTTTAGTATGAGGCCCAGAATCAACTTAAAAGCTAAACTAACAAAAAAAGTGAAACACCAACTTTGGATTTTCAGTAGGGCCAACCGACCAGGGGCTAAAAATGGTAGCCCAATAAGCTCATTTCATTGCTCTACTATGGCCCTGGCTTATGGTCTCGCCTGATCTATTTTAGTTTTGTTGCACAAAACTGTATTTAGGAACCTGACAAGTTGCTGCATTTATAATGTATGTCACCAAGTAAAGAGTGTTCCCTCTCAAAACTtgatgccaaaaaaaaaaactacgaaAGTAACATCAAGTAACTGTTTTCAAAAAAAGGAACATCAAGTAACGATCTAAATTATTGCCGCCTCCCACCACCCAACCACCACCAAACACACGGACACACAAGTTGTTTGGAATACAAAACAGCTCACCTTTTATGTCATGACGAGGAGGGGGGCTAAATTGGGATATGAAAGAGAGGGTGAACCAACAATGGTCAAACATACAAAATGAAGTTAGAGTTAAAAAAGGCATACCTGCACGCCTTCAAGTTCTGTAACCGTTCAAGAAATTCACTCCTCAGAAATATTCGAAAATGCTCCAACCGTTCAAAGATTATGCTTGTTGGCAGGAACACAGTTCTTTCTTTAACAAAAAAAAGGTTCATGCCAACAAGGTTCCCTTCTGTATTGAAAAGTGGGTCACCTTCCCAACCCTGGCACACAAAAAAGGTTACAGGAGCAAAACAATGGAGTTGTATGGAACAAGAGTTATTTAGGGAAAGAAAAAGGAAGCACATTCCTATTGCCTTGCCCCTGAGATACACTTTACTGCATATAGGAACAGAAACAAATTAAAATAACCCTATCATAATTCGACTGTGCCTCAGAGACTGTATATAGGAGAAACACATTAAAATTAAATTATATCATAATGCAAGTGTACctcacaaattttacaagtggaCAGCATAAGCTCTTCACTATCTTCAGATTCTCTTGAATCGCGGGTCAGTATCCCACCAGTAGCCACTAATTTGCCAGAGATGCCACGCCCTAAAGCTACTACCTTTGTACATGGAAGAAATTCCATGTCCACCACATGAGTGAGACGTACAGCATGAACATCAAGGCAGGATGTGACATTGACAATAGCAAGGCCATAATCTAAATCATATTTCCCCAAAAATCCTGTGACAACACTGCCTTCATAGCGCACTTCAACCTATATTGATAAATAAAAAACAAGAAATTGATCGAGATTATATTAACTAAATAATCATTTTTTACTAAAGGATGAATTGCAGCGCAAACCTTCAAGTTAGCAGGGTGTTTTGTTTTATCATTTAAAGCTCTAACCAAACTTGCTGAAGTCAGAAACCTTGTAACACACCCCTGGCATTCTATAGCTATTCCCGAGCATGCAAATAACACAGAGCTTCCTACACAACATTGCGATTTGAATCATGTATACGGCAATGTAGATATATATTCAGAAAACTAAGAGCAGCATAAATAATCACCACAGAGTATAGCAACTGAGACAACACTTTCAGACAAATTTGATGCAACTTCTTCACTGAGCTCACTCCAGACATCTTGTATTGAGTCCTGATGAATATCGCCTAGTTAAAGAAACATGAAACAGCACAACTGTGAATGTTCACATAAATAAAGATGTAAAAAAACATGTGCAGAAATGAGGAAGAAGCAGACCTGGATTCAATGACTCTGCTGTCTCTCTGTCATCATTGCAAGTTCTTTTATTCTTCTTTGACCTTCTTATGCGATGGCCACCACCCGCTCTAATCAACATCGTCCAATACTGTTTTctaaagaaaactgtgggttaaTACCAGTAAAGCAATGCCATAAAACCATCAGACCCTCTAATAAGGTCTATGAATGCAGGGTTTTTTACAAGGTTGATGGGCCTTGACCTAACATAAGCTGCAGCGGCCCAAAATCAATTTTGATGAAGCCAAACCATCATACTTATCCCTTTCCTCCACTGGATCATGTGTAAACTGTAAAGCGTTCTCTAATATTCATTAATCTTGATCATTACAATGATAGAGTGAACTCAGTCCAAATAGTCCCTTTAGGGGATAATAACTTGTCCATCCAAAAGGACCCAAGGGGATGCAAACGTGTAGGGAAATTTCGAAACAAAAATCAACGTGCTCAGAGCGGACTCGTAtaggacatgggtgtacacatgtacacccGACAAATTTTGGTATAATACATGTATATACTTTTAATTGTTCCATAGATCCAAGTATAAGCAGTTTGCATTAGGGTTTGAGTGCTCGTTTTCGAACAGCAGGAAGGAAGAGATACCTAGGGGTGGGGGCGCCGCTCGCCCTTCGCCGGCAAAGAGACCAGCGCATGCGCAtggcgccgccgctcgccgctaGGAAAGAAAGGCCACGGGTGCTGTTGGGGGCGctcctctttctttctttttgccaAGTTGCGCAGCCCACCCCACCTAACAAGAAGAAGTAGAAGCCCATGAATGTTTTTGTTGATCCCACGGCCCAGCTGATCCATAGCAGCccatgtttttttatatttttgtatGTACTTTTTTATTAATTAATTCAATTTTATCCCTACAAATGGAGGAGATATACTTCTATCACCAATCTATCTATATTATAAAAAATAAAGATTTAAGAAATACTTCTTACCCAATTAGTTCATGGCCACCTCTTAGCTTACTGCTTACCCTTTCGATGCTCTTTGAACACGGATCTAACACCTGAACTGAAAATCATCTGGTCATACATGATGGAGCTCACAAGAGAGAAGAGTGAGGATGGAGATGGAGCTGACTTGTCTCCCCACATGTCAGGCATACATGTATGGGTTTAGAGCTGCTTGAATTGGTTATGAGTCCCAAACATTGATTAAGGACCTAAATGAGTGTTTTAAGAGTTTGAGGACCGAAATGACACATCTGAACAAGTTTGAGAATTGCCAAGCTAGGGTCACACAACAGCCATATAGTATAGTTGTGACACGATCTTTCGGAAGGTACATGTAAGTCCATTTGTGAAAATATCAACGTTGACGATCCTAGATTTCCAATCAAAATGATTCAAACTCTTGCAAACGCTATACCATAACTCCATTAGTTATATTAGTATATTGTCCGTACTAACGCTACCGTGGCATCTAGAAAAAATAAATCTTAAAActaaaataaatcataaaactaaaaaACTAAATCAACAGATAGACACAAATTCACAAACATTCATGTCTAAGTCATCCATGTGTGTACTTCAATAGATAGATGTATGAGCTAGAAAAAAAAACAGTAACAATAGCAAAGCTACATATACTCCTATATATGACTCTCTACCAAAGGCACGTATTGTACACGCTCTTTCTGTAACTGTCTTGTCTCCCCTGTCGTCCCTTGAACAGCTAATGATGCTTTCTCCCTAGATGTCCCTCTTGAACAGCTATTCCCCATTTCAGATTGTTCTCTTTTGATCCTCTCACTTCATAAGCAAGGCAACATCCTCGCTTCAGGAGCACGCAGACAACCTACATAAGGATGCAGTTCGAGTACATTAATAAAAATGCTGGAGGGGAGTTTCCAATTTCTTCAACACAAGCAAGAGCAAAGGAAGATGGCCACGATAAATCCCTAGGTCAAACAGCACGAAGCGCACAGaggagaatttttttatttttaacactttttaaactaattttaaatgtaacactatttttaaaaaaaaaactaacacttttggccgcgcctatttcagtggcgcggcgaaacgcctgtgccgtgccatgtatggtggcgcggcgagagggatgacgtggcgacgaccgaggCGCTGactggtgacgtggcagggtctgccgcgccaacgatcttggcacggcagtgacgcgccctgatcggtggcgcgacagagtCGGCTAAAGGCCTGCGGCCTAGTCCCGCCTGCCTGTCGTGCCTGGCCGCCGCGCCTTCGCGCCCGCCGCCCCGCCTGCCCACCACTCCCAAGTGCTGTCGGCTCCCGGCCCTctgttgccgcctccctccctccctttcctTCCATTCcctggccgcctccctccctcctcggtctcgttcaaggtaatgacgtactttttattttcgtttgaatggtggattgaaatattatgaatgggagttaaggttaggagaaaaattatgtttgagaactatgggctatggtttggaggaagatattagtttgattttgtcgatgttaaggttaattatttagttagaagtatgtttaccatgtatatttttgttgctataagtgttggttatattatttgagttgcaatgcaaatgattatattttatattaatttgcgttgttttgattgatgtttaatttgaaccatttTTTTCAAgagcagttgtggcgaaaacggggtcgtcctagagaactgtaccccgacgagtctagcaaagatgcccccgtccctcctgacctccatgtccctaactgtgattgtggtcgtccggccgacgtgtttcaatcgagacattcgGACACAGcagctcgttgcttctacacatgcagtcgttttaatgtaagtaattgtttccgtatgtttttttcttcatttgtattactaggttactaatattttgttggaattttgttgtgtaggcacatgagaggtgctttttttcAGTGGattgacggtgcagacaagtttgaccctaagtACCTCTTTTTCaatgattggtggagagggcgacatccatgaGAGCACTTCaagtggtgggttccacctcTCCCTAACCCCccctccaatgatggctaaggagaagcacttagccgcagttagacaactcgaggaaccttctctgtgcgattgcggagatcgagctgtgataaaccctgagaatgcGTTGGAGTTTATgtatccaaacaagcatgaagtaagtgcaaagtgtatgtgttgaaatattgagctatatgtgttcatgtactaatgtcaccttatttaggtgttttcaatggcgaagtgttgtttcaaggagtggttgtatggtcatAAGAACCAATGTCCGAAAGAACCGCCAAAggttaagaaaaagaagaaagaaagggtaatttacaaagcacctcctgtcatgtacgaatgtggtgttaaatccaactatggcctagtcccttcggagcttggaataggctattatttgcggccatatggttgactatgatgagattggttatttttgtggtaaatatgaaatcgtattttgtttattttgctaagacatataagatataatttttcgtttaaacatagcactaggaaatacaggtgggaatgttatgatggtcaagctaagttcttggatgaactgaaggagaGGTAAGCAAttacacggaagaggggatatcgACCTGACTATGTCaatctattcgttaaacatcataaagacaagatacgtgagtttgctagacaacgctgtattcgtaacccgatcgataTTGGGCTAgataaatggggattggagagatggagggtgttagaggaggagagagcaagcaaggaggcaagggaggagacaagagtacagatgcaggccttgaacgagcatgttgttgcattatgtgccagtaagTGCTTGAAAGCCATTTTttcattgcctgattttaaatataatataatcgcgttgctaattGATTAcattttatatatgaagggatTGGATACAATGAGGACCATGACGGAGAGGTGGCTTGTGCAAGGTataaggaaaagaagttagatgagtaTAGAACACgagttggtcgcaccgttcaatcaccgattgtgttgtctgatgagaggGACAATGATGAGGACGATACTGTCAGACTGAGCGacctcatcgctctagcagaggcgggcttgtaggcggaggaggctaAGTACGACACTGGCtgactcagcgagctcatcgctctagcagaggcgggtttgtaggcggaggaggctgaggacaacactggcagactgagcaagttcatcgctctagcagagacgggcttgcaggcagaggaggatgatgacgtgttcttcactcaggccacagaggccacagatgaagcggaggccgcttactacaggcgacacaCAGGTCaaagcaatgcaggtgagcctagccacatgaacgAGGAGGAAGAGAACACGTTCTTGTCTcatgccgcagatgaagcggaggctacTTACTATAGGCAAAAGATAGATCAGGACAATGCAGGTGACCCTAGCCACAGCAAtaaggttgtggtagaggattggtactcagACGACGAGTTGCTTGCTCAGTATGTTTCTAACTGATGGTTTTTTATTgcgccgtctgttagttccatgctttattaatgatcaatgtagctatgtactagaactttcattgtgttgtcttgttttctttttaaactattgatgtattgtacccatgtatcatgtactcgaattacccatggtcgatcttaagtgataCCATCCGTTTGTCACCCTCCAACCCATCCGTTTGTCGCTCTCCGATGCATCCaagttttttttaataatagcgaatgcgttgagaatttctaaaacgaacaaAATAAAGTGAAATTATTTCAAAAATGGTTGGCTGGCATATATATCTTGCATGTTTTCCATGTATTTTAAAATAGTAGTGTGTAATTTATGTTATTAGCATCAGATCAATGTAAAataacaaggcccacggcggcaGGCAGGAGGGACTGGGCCGCGGGCCTTTAGCCggctctaccgcgccaccgatcagggcacgtcactgtcgcgccaagatcggtggcgtgatagaccctgccacgtcaccggtcagcgccctggTCGACGtcacgtcatccctctcgccgcgccaccatgcatggtgcggCACAGGCGTTTCACCGCGCCAGgaaaataggcgcggccaaaagtgttagttttgaaaaaaattaaaatagtgttagatttaaaattagtttacaaaaagtgttaaaaaactCAGAGGATGGGTGCCGGACGATACagatacaatagtgacaatgttAGGCAACAATATGATCCATTTTCAAAATGCCTTCTATATCCCCTCTTTCAATGGCACACGCACCTCAAATATGCTATGATGAATGTAAATCGAATTATGCTTTGATGGTTCAATAAAGCCGCACAAACCTTTTCTCTAAAAAAATCACCTCTTCCAATAAAAAGATCAATAGGTGAAGATGGCCTTCGAGGCTTACAGGTCTCCATTCTCCTCAAACTCATAAGCTTCTAAAAGCATAAGCTTCTAAAAGCACAGAGTAAAGAATATGCTAGCGGTTGGGAGCCCTTTACACATTCTACTGCGGATTCATGAGTCTCAAcaattttattaattatattagcTAAATTCGTTCCCCATGAGTCTAATCAAGAGTCTCCGTTGTACTTGGGCTAACAAACAAAAGAAAATAGAGTAGCAGTTAGTTATGCAATAGAGATAAATACATATTGTAACCCAGGTTGCAACATTTTTTTTGCCAGCGATACTTTTAAACACATCTAATGAAATCTACACATGATGCTCCATGATCCAATGAATGATGAAAAAtcttaattcttttttttttgaaaaaaaatcttaATTCATACATTTGTACTACTACACATAATTTTCAGAGATAGATTTGAAGTCTGAGCAATATAAATGAAAAGGTGCAGTTGAGAGCTTTACCTTCTAATCAGATTTGACGATGATATGCCCCCGGCCGACCGCGAGCCCGCCAAGCACGCCGCAGTGGAGCACTGAATTTACTCTCACTATAACACTACACATGCAAACCATGGCCACGACCTGGTCAGTTGGCGACGGCCACAACAATCTTAAGCATGCGCCACCCTGAACTCCAGCCAGATAAGTGCTACTTTGAAGTTTAGTTTCTCTGCAAATATCACATCCTAGCTGCAGTCCTTGCTCTCTTGCGATGGAACAAATCAGGTATATGTAAATTAGAACTGAAATATATGCAAACTAAAACATGATCTGAGTCAGTTAATCTGAGTTATCTTCTTCTCATTGCTTCTTTCATCAAGTAAAATTTGTCTAGCTTTACAGAATTACAACGCAAATCTGAAGATTTTAGGACAGTCCCAATGCTAGAAACTACGTatagtttctatacctattaattttcatagacactatgtatagaaaccatggttccaatggatagtttctacagaacaactttttatccaatcacatacactctctctccattcgctaccaatcacatcccttcgtgtcttggttctcgtgtagacatagtttctaacttagacccggtttctatgatttttgttctctctcttcaataactaccttgccacatcagcaaaatgcttaggtggcagtacaattaatgcccatagaaactatagtggtttctgcattgggagtgcccttaAAACACTATAGATAGGTTGTTTGGTTTCTTCAGTGTTGATATTGCAAGCACACTGGACAACTTATGCACACCTGTAAAAATATAATTAACTGATTAACTTTACTTGTTAGTAAGCACACCTCCAAAGTAACTGGGCTCATAACTTTTCTCGTTTGCGGACAATTATGGCATTGTTGCCGAAAACACAAAATGTCCATGAGCCGTAGAAGCAAAAGGCATCAAAGCCCCTACATCATTTTAACTAATCCATCTTGGCACTTAAGTTTACACTACTCCCTAACCAATATGTAAAACAACAGAAAAGATAATAAACAAAGGATAGAATGGAACAATATCAATCCGTGACAAAAAAAAATATCATTACTTTCCAAGCACTAATTTTATAATATATCATCACAATTTAATTGTCAATAGTTAACCTCTGAGGAGTGAGGCCTTCGCATTTCCAATATACAAAATGTATGGTGCTAAGTGTCTTACAAGCTTAGCCAGCAACAAGGAGATGGCATGCACTGGCTGAGCACTAGCGCGAAGGCCTCCAGCTTCTTGAGAACATCCCCAATCGTTGTTCTTATGGCTCCACGTACACTGAGCAAGAACCCGTAACCAGAAAGTCTTTAGACAAGAACTACTCAACTCAGCTGGGTTATATCTAAAACTCCTGTAAAATcagacaaaaaaagaagcatgCTTTGGAAGCTTACTTATGAATAATGTCAGAATACAAAACAAGGTGGAATTCCGTCACAAATTAAATAGTACATGAGCAGACTGTAGCATGTCTCAAAGAGTGTGGAACCAATGTTAGATGAATAAGGGCAGGCCCTGTCATATATATGAGCTGCAGTTTGAATTCTTAAAAGTCGTTGCCAAATTGAAAACATGCCACTAATCCATGAACGATAATATAACTAATGTTCAGATATAAATACTGCATGTTGAAAGACAAAACTTTAATTATAGGATTATTTTTTAGATCAAAGGTAAGGTCTCCTAAATACCTCTGAATTTTGACTCAGTATCATAACTGCATTTTTAGACAGACAACTTTAACATAGCATAACTCTCGACCCAGTGCAGTATACTTTGAAGGAAAGCTTGGATAAATTTCTACGACCTTAAACTTATCAATTTTTACGGGATAACCATTTAATGTTCTCTAAACTAATGGTCTAACTGCAGTTTCAGAACATTGACAACATAACAATAATATTCACATAGGTATAACTCCTACATCTTTCATCGAAATACAATTGGCGGCAGTTAGGTCCCAATGATACTAACAGTTTTGTAATTATGAGTTTTTTACAGGAAAAAAATGTTTCCGTCACCTAATAATCGAGAAACAGAAACATGGTGAAGATCCATCAAAAAATCATTGCCAGCAGTTAGGTCCCAATGATATCCACAGCTTTGTAAT
Coding sequences within:
- the LOC136454043 gene encoding putative protease Do-like 14 isoform X2, whose translation is MLIRAGGGHRIRRSKKNKRTCNDDRETAESLNPGDIHQDSIQDVWSELSEEVASNLSESVVSVAILCGSSVLFACSGIAIECQGCVTRFLTSASLVRALNDKTKHPANLKVEVRYEGSVVTGFLGKYDLDYGLAIVNVTSCLDVHAVRLTHVVDMEFLPCTKVVALGRGISGKLVATGGILTRDSRESEDSEELMLSTCKICEGWEGDPLFNTEGNLVGMNLFFVKERTVFLPTSIIFERLEHFRIFLRSEFLERLQNLKACSTGETLVLENSGADLTRCLKKNKRTDDVTSLNIKRTDLARSLEKKRTCSSGGKTTKSLISGNSDVLIDDPFEDLDFSGHPKPPIDMSDGMILVNTFEDTFGDKYGSGVWSELSETVSCNISQNVVALASCYGKKGFLHARFFY
- the LOC136454043 gene encoding putative protease Do-like 14 isoform X1, with translation MRMRWSLCRRRASGAPTPRKQYWTMLIRAGGGHRIRRSKKNKRTCNDDRETAESLNPGDIHQDSIQDVWSELSEEVASNLSESVVSVAILCGSSVLFACSGIAIECQGCVTRFLTSASLVRALNDKTKHPANLKVEVRYEGSVVTGFLGKYDLDYGLAIVNVTSCLDVHAVRLTHVVDMEFLPCTKVVALGRGISGKLVATGGILTRDSRESEDSEELMLSTCKICEGWEGDPLFNTEGNLVGMNLFFVKERTVFLPTSIIFERLEHFRIFLRSEFLERLQNLKACSTGETLVLENSGADLTRCLKKNKRTDDVTSLNIKRTDLARSLEKKRTCSSGGKTTKSLISGNSDVLIDDPFEDLDFSGHPKPPIDMSDGMILVNTFEDTFGDKYGSGVWSELSETVSCNISQNVVALASCYGKKGFLHARFFY